TTTATAATTTTGTTTTTGAATTTTATATAAAAATGTTGACAAGGTGGTAGCACGATGTACGATTTAGAAAAAGCAAAAGAAATATTATTTGAGAAAAATTATTCTCTAGCTATAGTTAAAAATGGTGAAGTTGTATTTGTAAGTAAGGAAAGAGGGATAAAACCATTACTGAGTGTTGTTCTAGAAAAAGAAGAAGCTATAAAAGGAGCAAGCTTAGCTGATAAAGTTATAGGTAAAGCAGCAGCAATGCTTTGCATAAAGGCAGGATTTAGATCAATCTTTGCAGATATTGTGAGCGAAAATGCTGTTAAAGTATTAAAAGAATATAATATTAAATATGAATATAATACAAAGGTGCAATATATATTAAATAGAGATAAAAGTGATATGTGCCCTGTTGAAAAGATAGCTCAACGCCATGAAGATACAGTAAAATTAATAGAAAATGTAAAAAAGTTTCTTCAAATATAGTTATTGCTGTATTGATAAATAATATATATTTGTATTATAATGATTGTGATGTCCTAAGAAGGGGAGATGTTATGAAAATTGCAGTTGTAGATGGACAGGGTGGAGGTTTAGGTAAGTCAATTGTAGAAAAAGTTAGAAGTGAAATTAAAGATGATATAGAAATTATTGCATTAGGAACGAATTCTTTGGCAACCTCCAATATGTTAAAGGCAGGAGCTAATGCAGGGGCAACAGGTGAAAATGCTGTAAAAGTAATGAGTAAAAAAGTTGACATAATTATTGGACCTATAGCAATATTGATTGCGAATTCTATGATGGGAGAAATAACTCCAGTAATGGCTGAAGCCATATCTACAAGTGAAGCAAGAAAGATCATTTTACCTCTCAATAGATGTAATGTCTATATAGCAGGTACACAAGAATTAAATATTAATCAAATGCTTGATTATATTATTGAGGAAATAAATAAAGTAAGGAAATAAAACCATGAAGGTAATCTTATAGGAAAGATTATTTTCATGGTTATTTTTTTAAGGAGGGATTGAATATGAACTTAAACAGTAAAACTAGAGAAATTGTTTTAGCAGGATTATTTATAGCTATGGGAATAGTATTACCATCTTTATTCCACTTAATAGGTATTAGTGGGAAAGTTTTCTTACCAATGCATATACCTGCATTAATAGCTGGATTTTTTGTATC
Above is a genomic segment from Caloranaerobacter sp. TR13 containing:
- a CDS encoding DUF1893 domain-containing protein; its protein translation is MYDLEKAKEILFEKNYSLAIVKNGEVVFVSKERGIKPLLSVVLEKEEAIKGASLADKVIGKAAAMLCIKAGFRSIFADIVSENAVKVLKEYNIKYEYNTKVQYILNRDKSDMCPVEKIAQRHEDTVKLIENVKKFLQI
- a CDS encoding DUF3842 family protein gives rise to the protein MKIAVVDGQGGGLGKSIVEKVRSEIKDDIEIIALGTNSLATSNMLKAGANAGATGENAVKVMSKKVDIIIGPIAILIANSMMGEITPVMAEAISTSEARKIILPLNRCNVYIAGTQELNINQMLDYIIEEINKVRK